One part of the Acidimicrobiales bacterium genome encodes these proteins:
- a CDS encoding ABC transporter ATP-binding protein translates to MSVTDGMEYPNRGHALAVDRVRHTYGQGQAAFEALGEISFEVPAGSVSCIVGQSGCGKSTLMRIMAGLIRPSQGTVTVRGTPIDGVPEEMAMVFQDYGRSLFPWLRIRQNVEFPLKHLNRATRRERAAEALESVGLTGHEGKYPWELSGGMQQRVAIARALAVNPRILLMDEPFASVDAQTRAGLEDLLLKIHADLGITVVLVTHDIDESVYLADRVVALGKSPGTVLEMIDIDLSRPRDQLTTKEHPDFLAYRHRVHQLLHRSDG, encoded by the coding sequence GCCGTGGACCGGGTGCGTCACACCTACGGTCAGGGTCAGGCCGCCTTCGAAGCGTTAGGGGAAATCTCCTTTGAGGTGCCCGCGGGCTCCGTGTCCTGCATCGTGGGGCAATCGGGGTGCGGCAAGAGCACCCTGATGCGCATCATGGCCGGGCTCATCCGGCCGAGCCAAGGCACGGTGACCGTTCGTGGCACGCCGATCGACGGAGTGCCAGAGGAAATGGCGATGGTCTTTCAGGACTACGGCCGATCGCTGTTTCCATGGCTCCGCATACGGCAAAACGTCGAGTTCCCGCTGAAACACCTGAACCGGGCGACACGACGGGAGCGGGCGGCCGAGGCCCTCGAGAGCGTCGGCCTCACCGGGCACGAGGGCAAGTATCCGTGGGAACTCTCCGGGGGAATGCAACAGCGCGTCGCAATTGCCAGAGCGCTGGCGGTGAACCCTCGCATCCTGCTCATGGACGAACCCTTTGCCTCCGTCGACGCCCAGACCAGAGCGGGCCTTGAAGACCTCCTGCTCAAGATTCACGCCGACCTGGGAATCACGGTCGTCCTGGTTACACATGACATCGATGAGAGCGTCTACCTGGCGGACCGGGTCGTCGCCCTCGGGAAGTCACCCGGCACCGTGCTCGAAATGATCGACATCGACCTCAGCCGGCCTCGCGATCAGCTCACCACGAAGGAGCACCCCGACTTCCTGGCCTACCGGCACCGGGTCCATCAGCTCCTCCACCGTTCCGACGGTTAA